The Culex quinquefasciatus strain JHB chromosome 2, VPISU_Cqui_1.0_pri_paternal, whole genome shotgun sequence genome contains the following window.
caaaaggcctttccaataagtccaaaacatttacgatgtggcaaccctgtctcaagatatgaccacttaagtgacatgtatgtactttttgaagccggatctcacttaaatctatgtaaactatgtccggatccatcatccaacccatcgttgggtaggtaatcgaaaaaccttttcaaTAAGTCCaatttattgaagatctggcatccctgtctcaagttatgaacacgtaagtgatatttatgtacttttttgaaaccggatcttacttaaatctatgtaaactatgtccggatccatcttccggccaatcgttggttaggtaatcaaaagacctttctaatgagtccaaaacattgaagatctcacaacgctcagtctcaagttatggccgcttaagtgacatttgtgtatttctttattgagaaacaagccttacctgacaaacttcgttctgccttttttcgtttattgacatttttgactttttagctcaggggtgaccaaagtatggcccgcgggccaaacgtggcccgcgaggtgatattttgtggcccgcggacccattttgaatgatcatgtaaaatggcccgtttaCCACTTGTAAAGTGGTTTTATActtcttcaaaattaatatatttttttaaacttttatatgctaatcttttttatttttttgattataaaaaaaattatgatttatcaatattttgatccccactttaggatacaaataacttgttcaaaatattttataattaaagcAATTTCActcgtttcaatgtgagtgaaactagtaaatatcgtcaaaattttcatcaaacatttttagaaatatttaaaaaacgttcaagtttgacttaggtagaattctgtaatagttgcaaaaatgtaaattttctttattaatttgcaagtcataattacacttttatgaactgaccctcaaacatacattgcacttccttcgggatttgaactcattacagttagataacgaatctgattgactaccaactgattTAGGCAGACAACATGTGGAAATCGGAgaattgttgcaaatattttacaaagctttcgtcgatcaacccaccctCCACCATAACCAGGagcaaaatatattaaaaaaaaaaaacttcaaaaaatgaaatttaagtgcaatcaggtgaaatttattcaatatgcatgcaaattgcatttagaatcatttgagcaagtttgggtttattaaaaaaaataatattagtgaattttcgataaaataaataaatgattttcgctaaaatgttttttttattgaaactttttttctttttttttgaaaataatgattgcagtttaactttacggaagcttaaaacatcatctaactttttttttcattgcaatgttgaaattctggctctcaaaattttttcattagccacacttaatttaaagataaaattacgcccctagatgaattgttcaacatgtaatgtcaccattttcgaaatataaaactAAATCCAAaactttcttctttttttttttgaaaacacaagtacattcagctaaaaactttttttcaaatacctgaaacaataaaatcaacgataccgatagaaaaccgttattttgtggtttctattattttgaattattttttttaaataacaaattaaatcttttaaattaaaataatgtaatttaattttttcaataattttttttgtaaatttggcccgcaagctcatttgagcttcaaatttggcccggccttcaaaaacttcGAGCACCCCTGTTTTAGCTTATCCAGCCTCTtgtgatcaaaacttgattttaacctttcccatacaatctgcaaattttccggaatcggttccacagtggccaaagttgtaactttttggcgtaagcaccttccttggactcacgaacttaccatacgTACCCAACGCAGCAAAGAGCACCTCaatcggacgttccgtgttgaatcaatcggacgttccgtgttgaattgattcgcgttcgaacaaaaccgtcaaaattttgtatatatatagaagatagatagaatttgtgtccaaacccatcatatcaccaaatgttggtaaaaagtgaggaaggcaacaaccacataggtggattaagttagttttttatgtaatattacacaaataaataggtaatattcaacctaccaaattttcaacattccaaacttcaactttttattTCTGTGAATGTATTGCGTTAGAGCCCAGTAGGCCTTgaaatttaaagatattttaaaatctgtGGCCAAATAAGTTAATATCCTAAACGGGGTAGACCAAATGTCATCAAACTTGGTATTCTATGTTTTTGAGATTGAGACAAAAACAACCACCATGCAAATTATGAGCAAATTTGGTgaaggtacacagaaaaaaagttgaattttgaaatgttgaaaatttggaaggttgaattttacctattttttcaaaaatgtgtaatcagaaactgatgaaaatttaccaattcttgatgtaatattacactttattttgccacaatttctgtcaccatttcctgaagaatttaccatcatttttttctgtgtagatgtCGGACGCGTGGACATTTGagaaggaatgacccatatagtttattttttaaatcacagcAAAGATGCTGGAGTGATtgtttttaatgctttttaaattttatttggtcCTTTTTTAGAAAACTCATTAGCCTTTTGAGTTGAGAGTGTGGCATAACAGAACAAACATGATTTGTTTCTGACCGATGTGGCTTCAATTCTGTTAGCGTTAATTTGCTTCTTCTTGAAACGACAACAACATGGTAAACATGCTGTAAATTGATTTGTAAACTTGCAAAAAAGTTGGCATATTAAGTGGAGCAAATATGATCGTCAAACAGATAGGTTCTTGGGACGCTTGAAGCATAAACCGAAGGGCGTTCTGATTCCGAATCGACAACTTGTACCaggaaatctggtaaatttcaTGTTGGAGTTGTTCGTTCTGTAAAAAAAGCTTATTGATAAACCGGAATACATATTTTCCATAGTGATAATACCTTGATATCCAGCAGTGTTCCCAGGAAACAACCAAAGAACAATTCATAGCTGATGAAACCGACGAAGATGTATCCTTGGTACCAGGAGAGCTGAACAGAAATCAATATACTGGAACGTGTCTGATAAGATTCATCAAAAACTTACCGTTACAACAGCAAAAAGAGCCATTATCAGTACCGAAGCCAAACTAACAAATGTTATAAAGAAATAAAAGCGATAAACTGTTTCAACAGTTCGCAAATATCTGAAAATAAAGTTAAAGAACcatattaaattatcaaaaacaagtttcaaaactcACTTTAAGTGCtcttcatgacgtttgataacCAAAGCCAGATGAGCTTGAAGGTTTTCATCATCTTTTTCGTCTTTATCAAGCATTCGGGAAGTTTCTTTCAAAGACATCATTAGTAAATCTATTTGAGTGAATGCACTCAACATCGTTATCATGTAGATAGTGTCTGCAGCCATATCCTCAGCAGAAACGTAAATCGTATCGTACAGATGTACTGCGTAGTTGATCAAATACCCAAACCATTCAGTGCGATCCATATTCGGAATGTAGAACCCGAAAGGAAGGATCTTCTCTCCCGTCATAATTGAAAACAACATTGGAGCTGTAATCAGTGAGATGCTAGTGAAAGCATAACACATGAGCATGACGATGATTGCAACTTTGAGCAGGAAAATGTTGTCCATCAGCATGGATTTAGTTTGGTCATTGCATGCCTCGTGGTACAATTGTTTCGTGTACTGATGAATCCAGACCAGCTCCTTCCGGTAAACCAAATAAGTGTAGATTTTGGCCAACCCTTGTATTCCGATTCCACCCTCAACCAAACAGTAGATCAAATCTCCTGTGTCGAATCGTACTTCATAAGCGGTGATGGCAGTACAGTAGAAGTAAACCGAAATCATCATGATCAAGGAGAACCAATTCCACGTGAGAACTTTGTAATTTTCACTAAACACATTCAGACCGATTATTTTGGCAATTCTGTTTGGAACCACAATAAGACTGTCGTAAAACTCGTTTGGCTCCGTATGAGAATGACGAAAGATTTTGTAACTATTCAACTTTTTGAGCAAAGTCATATTGATGTACCTTTGCCTGGCCCGGATATTCTAGTTCTGGGATTTTGTACTGAAATTACTCTTATTTAAGGTTTATCAATGTGAAAAGCAATGGAATGTGGAAAATTATTTTCCAGCGAAAAAAACTTTCCGATTGTTTTGAAATGCACACAGTTAACATGTAACTAGAATAATTGGCACCTTAAGTGAGGCAACTGACAATGTAATTGTATAGTATTCGTATTGCGAAATAATATCGATTCATTCACAATCGTTAAAGGATTCGCGATAGGATGAACCTAGCTTGATCATTGCTAGATTTTTAGCAATAGCTCGAGGTTCAAGGATTTCTG
Protein-coding sequences here:
- the LOC6036850 gene encoding putative odorant receptor 83c; this translates as MTLLKKLNSYKIFRHSHTEPNEFYDSLIVVPNRIAKIIGLNVFSENYKVLTWNWFSLIMMISVYFYCTAITAYEVRFDTGDLIYCLVEGGIGIQGLAKIYTYLVYRKELVWIHQYTKQLYHEACNDQTKSMLMDNIFLLKVAIIVMLMCYAFTSISLITAPMLFSIMTGEKILPFGFYIPNMDRTEWFGYLINYAVHLYDTIYVSAEDMAADTIYMITMLSAFTQIDLLMMSLKETSRMLDKDEKDDENLQAHLALVIKRHEEHLKYLRTVETVYRFYFFITFVSLASVLIMALFAVVTLSWYQGYIFVGFISYELFFGCFLGTLLDIKNEQLQHEIYQISWYKLSIRNQNALRFMLQASQEPICLTIIFAPLNMPTFLQVYKSIYSMFTMLLSFQEEAN